The following are encoded in a window of Rubellicoccus peritrichatus genomic DNA:
- a CDS encoding carbon-nitrogen hydrolase family protein, producing the protein MPLKHEDSSDRARTTIRVACVQHQLKAGNTFVEFKNLISKYIAEAASKDADFIVFPEYCAADLMSQANFDGLTSRKMLEQLATMSDDLIACYAKLAKDHKIHIVGGSHPISSKMGIENCGLFFYPNGEHQIQPKLHITPWEKQNWNVTGGDTLDVIQTPKANIGILVCYDSEFPEATRELVDQGAEILFVPYCTENYAGYQRVRICCQARAIENQIHVVTTGLTGQLPAVAGFESNYASPGVFTPSDTGFPQDGVLIKGESNIASLTFVDLDMAQLRHSRAEGTVTPHKDRRHDLFVFSKSRREK; encoded by the coding sequence ATGCCCCTGAAACATGAAGATTCAAGCGACAGGGCAAGGACCACCATTCGTGTGGCCTGTGTTCAGCACCAACTAAAGGCTGGCAATACCTTTGTCGAGTTTAAGAATCTCATAAGCAAGTACATCGCTGAAGCTGCCAGTAAGGACGCTGACTTCATTGTCTTCCCGGAATACTGTGCGGCGGATTTGATGTCACAAGCAAACTTCGATGGTCTCACTTCCAGAAAAATGCTGGAACAGCTGGCGACCATGAGTGACGACCTTATTGCCTGTTATGCAAAACTGGCAAAGGATCACAAAATTCACATCGTTGGAGGCAGTCATCCAATTAGCAGCAAAATGGGTATAGAAAACTGTGGTTTGTTTTTTTATCCCAATGGAGAACACCAAATCCAGCCCAAGCTTCATATTACACCATGGGAAAAACAAAACTGGAATGTGACTGGTGGTGATACTTTGGATGTCATTCAAACTCCCAAAGCTAACATCGGGATTCTCGTTTGTTACGATTCGGAGTTCCCTGAAGCGACCCGGGAACTAGTCGACCAAGGAGCCGAGATTCTTTTTGTCCCCTACTGCACTGAAAATTATGCCGGTTATCAACGCGTGCGCATATGTTGTCAGGCCCGTGCAATCGAAAACCAAATCCATGTGGTGACCACGGGTCTCACAGGTCAGCTCCCCGCCGTAGCGGGCTTCGAAAGCAATTATGCCAGTCCAGGAGTTTTCACACCGAGCGACACTGGATTCCCTCAAGACGGAGTCCTCATCAAAGGCGAAAGCAACATCGCATCCCTGACCTTCGTCGATCTTGACATGGCCCAACTTCGTCATTCACGCGCCGAAGGCACAGTGACTCCTCACAAAGACCGACGACATGATCTGTTTGTTTTTAGTAAAAGCAGAAGAGAGAAGTAA
- a CDS encoding DUF2490 domain-containing protein — MNLRSSLQKLLPSVVFAIAGLGMLRASDWELWMTFRGDLEFTDQLGGLIEVEERIRDDFTDPYLTFSRQGIYWNAEPWLRLGANYLYSTRDTDDSDNEAENRVEFRLTFRHQIEEFRLSMRNQFDSRFSGDSFQERYRIRLQAIRPLFDVSDRTLSVFGANEFFFDLSNGGEYRQNRLTGGFAYDLGPGIRPVIYYRYRSLKISGQWVNFNVLGVMMRVQF, encoded by the coding sequence ATGAATTTGCGATCCAGTCTTCAAAAGCTTTTACCCAGTGTTGTGTTTGCAATTGCTGGTTTAGGCATGTTGCGGGCTTCGGACTGGGAGCTTTGGATGACATTTCGTGGAGATCTTGAGTTTACCGATCAATTGGGCGGCTTGATCGAAGTTGAAGAGCGTATTCGAGATGACTTCACAGATCCTTATTTGACCTTCTCTCGCCAGGGAATCTACTGGAACGCCGAACCATGGCTTCGTCTCGGCGCTAATTATCTCTATTCAACCAGAGATACCGATGACTCCGATAATGAGGCTGAAAATCGTGTCGAATTCCGTTTAACTTTCAGACATCAGATTGAAGAGTTCCGGCTTTCTATGAGAAACCAGTTTGATTCAAGATTTTCAGGTGATTCATTTCAGGAACGCTACCGTATTCGGCTTCAGGCAATAAGGCCTTTATTCGATGTGTCGGATCGGACGCTGAGTGTTTTTGGAGCAAATGAGTTTTTCTTTGATCTTTCGAATGGTGGTGAATACCGACAGAACAGGTTGACTGGTGGTTTCGCTTACGATCTTGGGCCCGGTATTAGGCCAGTGATTTACTATCGCTATCGATCTCTTAAGATCAGTGGGCAGTGGGTGAATTTCAATGTGTTGGGAGTCATGATGCGAGTGCAGTTTTAG
- a CDS encoding alpha/beta fold hydrolase, with product MRTHLLHGNIQTPAVWGAFLEQLPGKLALVDLRDYSADNCAAWARAFNEKVTQELESDEKHFLVGYSLGGRLALHALLENHKLWCGAVIIGAHPGSDDPSQREVWLKNDHRWAERFLKEPWDVLLKEWDALPVFGGIPNPCPRNKEDFDRNEVARTFLAFSKGQQAYLTPRLREPNLPPVLYLSGEQDAVYSKLGRDLSEQCPAIRHEVIPRAAHRVPWENPDAFIETVKQFLDQS from the coding sequence ATGCGCACTCACCTCCTTCATGGCAATATACAAACACCGGCTGTTTGGGGAGCATTCCTCGAACAACTACCAGGCAAGCTGGCATTGGTTGATTTACGTGACTACTCTGCTGATAACTGCGCCGCCTGGGCCAGGGCCTTCAATGAGAAAGTTACTCAGGAGTTGGAATCCGATGAAAAACATTTCCTCGTCGGCTATTCACTAGGCGGACGCCTTGCATTGCATGCCTTACTAGAGAATCACAAACTATGGTGTGGAGCAGTTATCATTGGTGCACATCCCGGCTCAGACGATCCATCTCAGCGTGAAGTCTGGCTAAAAAATGATCATCGCTGGGCTGAGCGTTTCCTCAAGGAACCGTGGGATGTGCTGCTGAAAGAATGGGACGCACTTCCTGTCTTTGGAGGCATCCCGAATCCCTGTCCGCGCAACAAGGAAGACTTTGATCGCAATGAAGTCGCACGAACATTCCTAGCATTCTCAAAAGGGCAACAAGCGTATCTAACACCTCGCTTGCGTGAACCCAACCTACCACCGGTTCTCTACCTCTCCGGTGAGCAAGATGCAGTCTATTCTAAACTTGGACGCGACTTGTCTGAACAATGCCCAGCGATTCGCCACGAAGTCATCCCCAGAGCCGCCCATAGGGTTCCATGGGAAAACCCCGATGCATTTATTGAGACAGTGAAACAATTCCTGGATCAATCATGA